The following proteins are co-located in the Aerosakkonema funiforme FACHB-1375 genome:
- a CDS encoding ParA family protein, which yields MPKQKIVIGILANAGGVGKTTLAVHLAYEICKRGQTVALIDLDPQRALDVFCGLPSAEAENSVVRVLGKDFDGNWPLVSAWSDPNIEVCQGHPTMAQVANDLVIRRRGEYVLADRLKSHPLRHDVIILDCPATIGIICENAIAASTGLLVPIQLEMKSVSGVADLVQWLIGIADDLMLDPHPPILGLIPSLYDNSRAIHRQYLQQLPEVAEQLRVKLYPQIRDSSEFKNASANGLPLQKYRPAHPASKDFKIIADDIVTLARKGKL from the coding sequence ATGCCGAAACAGAAAATTGTCATTGGAATTTTAGCGAATGCAGGTGGAGTAGGCAAAACAACCCTAGCCGTCCATCTAGCTTACGAGATATGCAAGCGAGGTCAGACAGTAGCATTAATCGACCTCGACCCCCAACGAGCATTAGATGTATTCTGCGGTTTACCTTCAGCAGAAGCGGAAAATTCAGTAGTGCGAGTTCTTGGAAAAGACTTTGACGGTAATTGGCCATTAGTTTCAGCTTGGTCAGACCCTAATATCGAAGTTTGCCAAGGTCACCCAACTATGGCGCAAGTAGCAAATGACTTAGTAATTCGCCGCCGGGGTGAATATGTCTTGGCAGACCGCTTAAAAAGCCACCCTTTACGTCACGATGTAATTATTCTGGATTGTCCTGCCACAATCGGAATAATTTGTGAAAATGCCATTGCCGCTAGTACGGGACTGTTAGTTCCCATTCAACTAGAGATGAAATCAGTTTCGGGAGTAGCTGATTTAGTGCAGTGGTTAATTGGAATTGCTGACGATTTAATGCTCGATCCCCATCCACCTATTTTGGGGCTTATACCCAGTTTGTATGACAACAGCCGTGCCATCCACCGTCAATATTTACAGCAATTACCAGAAGTAGCCGAACAACTAAGAGTGAAGCTATATCCTCAAATTCGTGATTCATCCGAATTTAAGAATGCTTCTGCTAATGGTTTACCCCTACAAAAATATCGACCAGCACATCCGGCTTCTAAAGATTTCAAAATTATTGCTGACGACATCGTTACTTTAGCGCGGAAAGGAAAACTGTAA
- a CDS encoding MFS transporter, whose translation MRFIEINYKNIRTCLIARVGDRIGKGIRVAPRDALVADSTDAANRGAAYGLRQSLDTIGAFLGPLLAFGFLSAGQSFRFIFTVALVPGILAVFCLAVGIREPRQPYHTLSRPNPLNFQALKSLGIAYWGLAIAALLFNLGNSSEAFLQLKAKQVMIPDTHIPLVLVVMNLSYALSAYPVGALSDRVNRKTLLILGWSLNALIYLGLAFSQTPWQVWLLIANYGLYMGMTQGVLLAMVAERVPEHLRGTAFGFLNLLVGFALLPASFLAGWLWQTVSPESAFLVGSGFAAVGIVVISLQQQTELEI comes from the coding sequence TTGAGATTTATAGAGATTAACTACAAAAACATCAGAACCTGTCTCATAGCACGAGTAGGCGATCGCATTGGTAAGGGGATTCGGGTTGCGCCTAGAGATGCCTTGGTCGCGGATTCAACCGATGCTGCTAATCGGGGTGCTGCTTATGGTCTACGCCAATCTCTCGATACGATCGGTGCTTTTTTAGGCCCTTTATTGGCATTTGGATTTCTGAGTGCAGGGCAAAGTTTTCGGTTCATCTTTACCGTCGCATTGGTTCCTGGAATCTTAGCTGTATTCTGTCTTGCTGTAGGGATACGTGAGCCTCGACAGCCTTACCATACTTTGAGCCGTCCAAATCCACTCAATTTTCAAGCCTTGAAGAGTCTGGGTATCGCCTATTGGGGATTAGCGATCGCTGCATTGCTATTCAACTTGGGTAACTCTAGTGAAGCGTTTCTGCAACTGAAGGCCAAACAAGTCATGATTCCCGACACTCACATTCCGCTTGTTTTGGTGGTAATGAATCTTAGCTATGCTTTGAGTGCTTATCCAGTGGGAGCATTGAGCGATCGCGTTAACCGTAAAACGTTGCTGATTCTGGGTTGGAGCTTAAACGCTCTCATTTATCTAGGTCTGGCGTTTTCTCAAACACCCTGGCAAGTTTGGCTGTTGATTGCGAACTATGGCTTGTATATGGGGATGACTCAAGGAGTGTTGCTGGCAATGGTAGCGGAGCGAGTACCGGAGCATCTTCGAGGTACAGCATTTGGGTTTCTCAATCTACTGGTGGGATTTGCCCTATTACCTGCAAGCTTTTTGGCAGGATGGCTATGGCAAACTGTAAGTCCAGAATCGGCATTCCTGGTTGGCAGTGGTTTTGCAGCGGTAGGAATTGTTGTGATCTCCTTGCAGCAACAAACTGAGTTGGAAATTTGA